In Mesoaciditoga lauensis cd-1655R = DSM 25116, the genomic window AAGCTTCGTAGTTGAAAAAATTTCCCCATCTTCCCATCGCTTGGGCAAACGGTACAACCATTGCAAACGCGTCCATAGCTTGAAGATAGCTAAAAGAACAGCTTCCCTTTATTTTCCTTCTCAACAGAATGAAAACTTCTGTCATTAAAAAGGTGGCAAATAGTGCACCGTGTATGGCCATACCACCTGTTCTTGTATCCAAAACCAAGTTAAGATGTTTTGAGAAATAGCTCCATGTGAACGCAACGTAATAAAGTCTTCCACCTAAAACCGCAAAAGGGATCACGAAGACCATGCCCAACAAGAATTCATCTTCTTTTACGCCTTCTTTTAAAAGCTGATGGCGTGCCAAGAGATATGCCACTATGACAGATGAACCTATTATGGCACCATACCACTTGATTTTTATGGCTCCAACACTCAAGAGATAAGGATTGAGTATCAAACTTCCGTTGAAAACCGCTTTCATAAAAAAGAAAATGGCTATTACGCCTGCTGTTAGCATTGACCAAAACAATATTTTTTTCATTTTTTTATCCTCATTTCTTGAAATCTTTCCAGAGTTTTTTTAATTTCTCTTTTATCTTAGCCTCCAGTCCGCGCTCAGTCGGACGATAAAATACCCTTCCTTTCAGCCTTTCTGGTAAGTAATTCTTCAACACAAATGCGTTCTTTGTATCATGGGGATAAACGTATCCCTTAGAATATCCAAGATCTCTCATCAACTTCGTTGGCGCGTTTCTCAACATCAACGGTACCTCATCGAAAGGATGATTTCTTGCCTCATTGGCAGCTTCGTTGTAAGCTTTGTAAATGGCGTTGCTCTTTGAGGCAACAGAACAATACACCACCGCTTCTGCCAACGCCGTCGAGCATTCCGGCATCCCTATAAAGTGTGTCGCCTGGTAAGCATCAACGGCTATACTCAGTGCGCGAGGATCGGCCAATCCAACGTCTTCCGAAGCGAACCTCACAATTCTTCTTGCTATGTAAAGGGGATCTTCACCGGCTTCTAACATGGCAGCCAAATAGTAAAGAGCCGCATCCGGATCGCTTCCTCTCATGGATTTATGGAGTGCTGATATGAAATCGTAATGCTCATCCGCATGTTTTCTGTATCTCGGAATGCTCTTTTGTATGAGCCTTTCAACATCATCTATCTCTTTTAAGTTCATTGAAGTTGCAGCCTTCAGCGCTTCCTCTGCCAGGTTAAGAGCCGTCCTTGCATCTCCTCCAGAGAGCTCGGCTATATCCAGCAAAGCTTCATCTGAAAAGGTGATTTTAGAATCTTTCAGCGCCCTTTTCAGAATTGTGAGTATGTTTTCACGGGAAAGGGGTTTAAAGGCAAAAACACGACATCGTGAAAGCAACGCCGGATTCACTTCGAAACTTGGATTTTCCGTTGTCGCCCCTATTAGTATAACCGCTCCTTCTTCCACATATGGCAAAAGAGTATCTTGCTGAGATTTTGTGAACCTATGTATCTCATCCACAAATATCACCGTTGGTCTACCGGTTTTGTTAAACCTTTCTTCTGCCTCTTTCATCATGGGCTTTAAAATTCCCACACCCTGTGTGGCAGCGCTGAAATGTTTGAATTCGTTGTGAGTTTTATTTTTTATTATCTCAGCAAGAGATGTTTTCCCACTGCCAGGAGGACCATACAATATGCAACTGTAAAGTTTGTCATTTTCTATGGCTAACCTTAGCGGCATTCCTTTTGAAAGAATATGCTCCTGACCAATGAATTCATCAAAATCCTTTGGCCTTGCCTTTGCAGCTAAAGGCTCTTCATTCCAAAGGCTTTTCTGCAAAGAGCGTTCACCTTCTACCTTCAAAGAATCTCACTGTTTCTCTTAGACCATCACTAAAAGAGTATTTTGGTTTCCATTTCAGTACTTCTTTGGCGTGCGAATTGTCTAAAATGCTCTTTCTGAGATCTCCTGGCCTTGGAGGGCCGTATATCGGGTCTGCATCGTAATAGATGTGTTCTTTCAAAGAGCGAAAGACATCGTTTACGCTTTTTCCCGTTCCCGTTCCTATGTTGAAAATCTCTCCATCACCATTTTCCATGGAAAGAATGTTGGCATTTACCACATCTTTCACATACACGTAATCCCTTATATATTCGCCATCACCGTTTAT contains:
- the lgt gene encoding prolipoprotein diacylglyceryl transferase — encoded protein: MKKILFWSMLTAGVIAIFFFMKAVFNGSLILNPYLLSVGAIKIKWYGAIIGSSVIVAYLLARHQLLKEGVKEDEFLLGMVFVIPFAVLGGRLYYVAFTWSYFSKHLNLVLDTRTGGMAIHGALFATFLMTEVFILLRRKIKGSCSFSYLQAMDAFAMVVPFAQAMGRWGNFFNYEAYGAPTNLPWKMFVPPQYRMPQYMSYKFFTPTFLYETIADLIVFYIVYTYTQKKRTRFGQTFALYLILYSVFRFFNESFRLDSLWFYNLRIAQVVSVVLIIIGAVLFAYVSKNGKRVEEVRNS
- a CDS encoding replication-associated recombination protein A, yielding MQKSLWNEEPLAAKARPKDFDEFIGQEHILSKGMPLRLAIENDKLYSCILYGPPGSGKTSLAEIIKNKTHNEFKHFSAATQGVGILKPMMKEAEERFNKTGRPTVIFVDEIHRFTKSQQDTLLPYVEEGAVILIGATTENPSFEVNPALLSRCRVFAFKPLSRENILTILKRALKDSKITFSDEALLDIAELSGGDARTALNLAEEALKAATSMNLKEIDDVERLIQKSIPRYRKHADEHYDFISALHKSMRGSDPDAALYYLAAMLEAGEDPLYIARRIVRFASEDVGLADPRALSIAVDAYQATHFIGMPECSTALAEAVVYCSVASKSNAIYKAYNEAANEARNHPFDEVPLMLRNAPTKLMRDLGYSKGYVYPHDTKNAFVLKNYLPERLKGRVFYRPTERGLEAKIKEKLKKLWKDFKK